The genomic stretch GCGGTGTTGCGCAGCCGCGTCCTGCCCTGGATGGCGACGCTCTTGCGCGTGTCGCGGTGCTTCCATGCCAGCGCGTCCACCCGGTCGGAGGTGTGCTGGACCGCTGCTTCCAGCGCCGCGTCGCGGAAGCGAATCATCGGCACGGACACGTCACCGGGCTCGCGGCGCTCGAAGTAGCCGAGGAACTCCGCGAACGTCTTCGCCTCTGTCACCATGTCGAAGCGCGCGGGGTGCTGCGTCACCAGCGCCCCGGGCTGCGCTTCGAGCCGCTGGTAGCCCACCACGCAGTCCAGGCCGATGATGCGCTCCACGAGCCGCAGCTCCTCCGCCAGGGTGGCCTTGCTCGCGAAAGGCAGGCCTCCGATGCCGGAGATTTCGATGTCCAGGTTGGGGTACTTGCGGCAGGCGTCGATGACTTCCAGCAGCTCGTGGTCCTTCGCGCAGGGCTTGAGCAGGCCCCGGCCCATCTGCTCCAGCCGCTGCTGTTCGGAGAAGCAACCGATATCGATGACCATGTAGACGCGCTGGAACGTCGCGGCCAGCGCCGCCACCAGCTCCACCCGGGGTACGCCCCACAGGAAGTACGTGCAGCAATGGCTGGAGAGGTCCACGCCCGCCCAACTGCTGCTCAGGAACCCGGCGGTGCTGCCCGCGAAGTCGTAGCGCATCTGCCACGTCCGGGCGGCGATCTCCTGGTGGTCGCGGCGCACGTTCTCCTCGGCGCGCAGGAAGGGCTTCGCGCGCCCGAAGTCCGCTTTCTGGTTGCCTCGCGCCCCGCCGCAATACAGGCAGTTCTCACCGCACCCCTTGCCGGGAGCGACCCAGCCGGAGAACGAGTGCTGGTCCATCTGGCTGAGGAAGATGTCGTTGAAGTGCGAGTAATAGATGTCGTCCGTGTTCGTGGAGCGCTGCACGTACTCCAGCGGCATCCGGCGCGGCCGGCCGTCCGGACTCCTCGTCACGACGTTGGGCGGCGCCTCCTCGCCGTTGCACAGCGCCAGCAGTGGCACCTCTCCGTCGCCCAGCATGATGTGGTCGATGCTGTCGTAGCCGCTCAGCTCCTTCCACCAGTACGACGCGGAGTTGCCTCCCACGACGATGCGGATGGAGGGGTCGAGCCGCCGCACCGTCCTCGCGATGAGTAGCGCGCGGTCCACGTGGTGGAACCACTTGAGGCTGATGCCCACGAGCTTCGGGCGTACGCGGCGCAGGAGGCCCTCGAAGGTGCGTGTCACCTCGGCTTCGGTCTCATCCCCGTCGTACAGCCGCACGAAGGCCTCGATGCCGCCGCGCCGCAGGTAGCCCGCCAGGTACAGGATGCCGCACGTGGCCTCCCCCGTTCCGGCACCGACGAGGAGGACTGGAGAGAGGACACGACCGCCCATGCGACGTACACCGGCCTTTCAGGAGACGGCGGGCAGCGTAGGCGAAACAGGCCCGTCTCGGGCGGAATGGTGGCGCCCGTCCGCCTGGCTGCCCGTCCCCATCCGGGTAAGGCGGAGCATTTCAGCAGGTCCGCCAGGTCTGCGGCACGCAGCGGGGACTGGAACTCCGCGTCCTGCTTCACGCCCGGTAGCCAGTCTGCTCCGAAACACGCGGGCATGAGAGGTGCTCGCGGAGCACCCGAGCCGGGTCATGGCGGCCTTCCGTCCGCCGTTCACTTCGGCGACGCACCGTTGCTCGTGCGAAGCCTCGCGAGGGTTCGCTCGAGGACCTTTCGCTGGAGATGGTCCTGGGGAATGCCTGGCGTCCGGTCCATCTCGCTCAAGGCCTCGGTCAGCAGTCGCTCCGCGTGTGCCCGCTCGCCATGTGCCATGAGGATGCGCGCATGGCCCGCGAGCACGGTGCCTCGGGAGACTCCCTTGGCCAGGGCCAGGGCCCGCTTGCTCGCCGTCAGCGCCTCATCCTTCCGCCCGGCCATCAGGTACAGCGCCGCGAGCCGGGCTGGCGGGTTGTAGTCCCCGGGCAGCTCCCGCTCGCTGCGCTCCAAGAGGGGAATGGCGGCGTCCGGCTCGTCCAGCAGCGCGGTGGCCATCACCCGATGCGAATCGAGCGCCGCGCGCTCCTCGGCCCCATTCGCGTGAGTGGCCTGGCGCTGGAGGAACGCCCACCAGGTCCGTGCCTGGTCGCGCAGCCCCGCTTCGTCCCCGGACGCCTCACGGGCCTCGCAAGCCAGCTCGTAGAGCGACGAGCGCTGAAGCGGAGTCAGCTCGGTCTCGGGAGCACCCAGGGCCCGGTTTGCCTCCTCGGCGAACTGGCCGCGCACCGCTCGCGCCTCATCGGTGTCCGTGTCCAGCGCGCAGCCCATGCCCACGTACAGCAGCCGCGTGCGATCGTCCACGCGCGAGAGCTTCGGCAGCTCCCTCGCGGCCACCCGCATGCAGTCCGCGGAGGCGCCCGTGGCGGCCAGCGACTTGCTCCAGGACACGAGGGCGCCCGCGCGGCGCGCGTCCGCGGGTGCCAACTGCTCCAGGGTCCGCTGATAGGCCGCCGCGGCTTCGCCGTGCTGACCGGAGAGGGCGAGCGCATCCGCCCGGACCAGCGCCTCCGTGCCCAGGCGGCCTTGCTGGAAGGTCCGCTCGGATTGCTCGAGCAAGCCCAGTAATTGGGGGAGGGACACCGCACCCAACGAGCGCGCGAGGACGGCACCCGTTTCTGGCTCCAGGACGAAGAAGGTGGGCCACGTGTCCACCGGGTATCGCTGGAGGAAGGCCATGCTGGTGTCGGCGTCCGTGTCCACCGCGAGCCAGACGAAGCGGTCCGCCCACTCATCCAGGGCGGGGGACGTCAGCACCGTGGCGCGCATGGACCGGCACGACTGGCACCAGGGGGCCCAGGCCTCCACGAGGACGGGCCGCCGGCCCTCCCGCCCCGCCTGGAGCGCTCCCTCCCAGTCATTCTCCATGAAGACGGGCCCTGCCTTCGCGGGAAGGGTGCGCTGCGGGGTGGCGGGAGGCGTCGCGCACCCCCAGAGCAGCAGCAGGGCGCCGACGGCGAGTCTCATCGTCATGGATTCTCCGGGGTTGTGGGCTCGACGCGGGCCCCAGACACCCCGGGGGCTGGTGCGGTTCCGGAATGCGGACGGATTGGACGGAGAGGGGCTGTGTTGAGAGGGGGAGGGCTGGAGCCGCAGCTCCGCGCCCCCCGAGGACCGAGTCGCTCGGGGAGCGTGGAGCATGCCGTGGCCGGCGGTGACTTCAGCGCGGCGTGACCTTGAGCAGCTTTCCGTTGGTGGCGTCGGTGAGCAGGTAGAGGGCTCCGTCGGGGCCCTGCACCACCTCGCGGATGCGCGCGCCCAGGTCCTTGAGGAGATGCTCCTCGCCCACCACGCGGTCGTTCCGCATCATGAGCCGCACCAGCGCCTGGCTGGACAGGCCTCCGATGAAGATGTTGTTCCGCCACTCGGGGAACAGGGTCCCCGAGTAGATGGTCATCCCCGAGGGAGAGATGACCGGGTCCCAGTAGTACACGGGCTGCTCCATGCCTGGGCCCCGAGGGCTCTCGTGGATGGGCGCGCCGGAGTACTCCTCGCCATACCCGATGGTGGGCCAGCCGTAGTCCTTGCCGGCCTCGGGGCGGTTGAGTTCGTCACCCCCGCGCGGTCCCATCTCGACCGTCCACAGCCGGTGCTGGCTGTCGAGCGCCGCCGACAGGACGTTGCGGTGGCCCACCGACCAGATTTCCGGCTTCGCCCCCTCGGTATTCACGTAGGGGTTGTCCTGGGGCACGGAGCCGTCGGGATTGATGCGGACCACCTTGCCGAAGTGGCTGTTCACGTCCCGAGCCTGCACCCGGCCCGCGAGGATGGAGCGCTCCCCGAGCGTGACGAACAGCTTGCCGTCGGGGGTGAACACCATCCGTCCCCCCGAGTGCAGCGTCGACTCGAGCGTGGGCATCATGCGGAAGATGACCTGGACGTCCTCCACGCGAGGCTGCGCACC from Myxococcus xanthus encodes the following:
- a CDS encoding B12-binding domain-containing radical SAM protein; this encodes MGGRVLSPVLLVGAGTGEATCGILYLAGYLRRGGIEAFVRLYDGDETEAEVTRTFEGLLRRVRPKLVGISLKWFHHVDRALLIARTVRRLDPSIRIVVGGNSASYWWKELSGYDSIDHIMLGDGEVPLLALCNGEEAPPNVVTRSPDGRPRRMPLEYVQRSTNTDDIYYSHFNDIFLSQMDQHSFSGWVAPGKGCGENCLYCGGARGNQKADFGRAKPFLRAEENVRRDHQEIAARTWQMRYDFAGSTAGFLSSSWAGVDLSSHCCTYFLWGVPRVELVAALAATFQRVYMVIDIGCFSEQQRLEQMGRGLLKPCAKDHELLEVIDACRKYPNLDIEISGIGGLPFASKATLAEELRLVERIIGLDCVVGYQRLEAQPGALVTQHPARFDMVTEAKTFAEFLGYFERREPGDVSVPMIRFRDAALEAAVQHTSDRVDALAWKHRDTRKSVAIQGRTRLRNTAPWTQRFTLGEWLGSHRAPAKLAGEAVTVLRSVDGITMSCAPSVSPKRFSDPTLTQGEDGAILLAALAAFEHPTTVSSAVSKLGAKARLDPHSAREVIDHLVDGRFLQPE
- a CDS encoding PQQ-dependent sugar dehydrogenase; this encodes MRTLSLPLIVAALLSGCSQTPDPTPTPQDSGVPQQDSGLPPEDSGVPPDDAGVPPDDAGVPPDDAGVPPEEPLPTGPPVPQGPPNVPEFDPAFPGQTRVPAIQTQTPIQVTEIASGFRNPWAIAFLPDQRMLVTEKPTGSLYIVTPQGAKSPAVVGLPNVDGRGQGGLLDVEVGPDYAQSQLIYWTYSEPRQGGNGLAVARAKLVDGAQPRVEDVQVIFRMMPTLESTLHSGGRMVFTPDGKLFVTLGERSILAGRVQARDVNSHFGKVVRINPDGSVPQDNPYVNTEGAKPEIWSVGHRNVLSAALDSQHRLWTVEMGPRGGDELNRPEAGKDYGWPTIGYGEEYSGAPIHESPRGPGMEQPVYYWDPVISPSGMTIYSGTLFPEWRNNIFIGGLSSQALVRLMMRNDRVVGEEHLLKDLGARIREVVQGPDGALYLLTDATNGKLLKVTPR
- a CDS encoding thioredoxin family protein gives rise to the protein MTMRLAVGALLLLWGCATPPATPQRTLPAKAGPVFMENDWEGALQAGREGRRPVLVEAWAPWCQSCRSMRATVLTSPALDEWADRFVWLAVDTDADTSMAFLQRYPVDTWPTFFVLEPETGAVLARSLGAVSLPQLLGLLEQSERTFQQGRLGTEALVRADALALSGQHGEAAAAYQRTLEQLAPADARRAGALVSWSKSLAATGASADCMRVAARELPKLSRVDDRTRLLYVGMGCALDTDTDEARAVRGQFAEEANRALGAPETELTPLQRSSLYELACEAREASGDEAGLRDQARTWWAFLQRQATHANGAEERAALDSHRVMATALLDEPDAAIPLLERSERELPGDYNPPARLAALYLMAGRKDEALTASKRALALAKGVSRGTVLAGHARILMAHGERAHAERLLTEALSEMDRTPGIPQDHLQRKVLERTLARLRTSNGASPK